A single Nostoc sp. PCC 7107 DNA region contains:
- a CDS encoding TIGR03960 family B12-binding radical SAM protein codes for MAVAVEKLITPDILKPARYLGNERLAVHKPWDTAVVRWVLTYPEVYEVGSSNLGHIILYNILNAQPRQLCDRAYLPGTDLAVKLRETNTPLFAVESKRSLKEFDILGFSLSYELGATNILEMLDLAGIPLTWQERATGNYPLIFAGGQTATSNPEPYADFFDFFALGDGEELLPEIGLVLEEGKNAGLSRRDILFDLAQIPGVYVPQFYEMAADGSVHPHHPDVPKRILRRVASPIPAYSIGLVPYVETVHDRLIIEIRRGCTRGCRFCQPGMLTRPARDVEPEKVVEAIEQGMRATGYNEFSLLSLSCSDYLALPAVGMEIKNRLKNENISLTLPSQRVDRFDENIANILGGTRQGGLTFAPEAGTQRMRDIVNKGLTNEELLRGVKTAWEQGWDKIKLYFMIGLPGETDADVVGIAETVRWLQRECRGQGRRPLNFNLTISNFTPKPHTPFQWHSVSTAEFKRKQSLLRQEFRPIRGIKVNFTDVRISAMEDFVGRSDRTLGKVLRRAWELGAGMDSWYDGLDKAFSAWGQAIAEAGLDWKYRQVENGEWNLFNPENKDSSNLHSLDLPLPWDHIDTGIDKKWLQEDLQRALEAAIVPDCSFEGCSHCGVCGTDFGHNIVIEPPAIPEFAGEFVPNTTKVQRLRVWFGKQGDMALLGHLDLLRLFDRVIRRANLPITFTGGFHPNPRIMIASALPLGATSNGEIVDFELTTPVDIQTFQAKLAQELPTDIPIYGVAEIDLKSPAATQILAAAEYQITVTVVDAATPAQWQDWIDAILAKEEINVEQTTKSGKTQIVNLRDRLFELALVSVNNSTSEPTSILHYLGSCRNDGVSLRPEQILSMLAVVANREFQLLQIHRNQLILGV; via the coding sequence GTGGCTGTTGCAGTTGAAAAATTAATTACACCGGATATTTTGAAACCCGCGCGTTACCTTGGTAACGAACGCCTAGCAGTACATAAGCCTTGGGATACGGCAGTTGTCAGGTGGGTGTTGACCTACCCAGAAGTATATGAAGTTGGCTCGTCTAATTTGGGGCATATCATTCTCTATAACATTTTGAATGCCCAACCGCGCCAATTGTGCGATCGCGCCTACCTCCCAGGTACAGACTTGGCAGTCAAACTCAGGGAAACAAACACCCCCTTGTTTGCTGTAGAGTCAAAGCGATCGCTAAAAGAATTTGACATTTTAGGTTTTAGTCTCAGTTACGAATTAGGTGCGACCAACATCTTAGAAATGTTGGATTTAGCAGGAATTCCCCTGACATGGCAAGAAAGAGCAACAGGGAATTATCCGCTAATTTTCGCTGGTGGACAAACAGCGACTTCAAACCCTGAACCCTACGCCGACTTTTTCGACTTCTTCGCTTTAGGTGATGGCGAGGAACTCTTACCAGAAATCGGTTTGGTATTAGAAGAAGGAAAAAACGCTGGATTAAGTCGCCGAGACATACTCTTCGACTTGGCACAAATACCAGGGGTATATGTCCCCCAGTTTTATGAAATGGCCGCAGATGGTTCAGTCCATCCCCACCATCCAGATGTACCAAAACGTATTCTCAGGCGAGTTGCTAGTCCCATACCCGCCTATTCCATTGGGCTAGTTCCCTACGTAGAAACAGTACATGATCGCCTAATAATTGAAATTCGTCGTGGCTGTACCCGTGGGTGTCGCTTTTGTCAACCAGGAATGCTCACCCGACCTGCACGAGATGTGGAACCGGAAAAAGTTGTCGAAGCCATTGAACAGGGAATGCGAGCGACTGGTTACAATGAATTTTCCTTACTATCCCTGAGTTGTTCTGATTATTTAGCCCTACCAGCGGTAGGGATGGAAATCAAAAATAGGTTAAAAAATGAAAACATTTCCCTGACTTTACCCAGTCAGCGCGTAGATAGATTTGATGAGAACATTGCCAACATCCTTGGTGGTACACGGCAAGGTGGATTAACCTTTGCACCAGAAGCCGGCACCCAGCGGATGCGGGACATTGTTAACAAAGGTTTGACGAATGAAGAATTGCTCAGAGGTGTCAAAACAGCTTGGGAACAAGGCTGGGATAAAATCAAACTCTATTTTATGATTGGCTTGCCGGGTGAGACAGATGCAGATGTTGTAGGCATTGCCGAAACAGTGCGTTGGTTACAGCGAGAATGTCGGGGTCAGGGCAGAAGACCGCTAAACTTTAACCTGACGATTTCTAACTTTACGCCCAAACCGCATACACCATTTCAGTGGCATTCAGTCTCGACCGCTGAATTTAAACGTAAGCAAAGCCTACTGCGGCAAGAATTCCGCCCGATTCGGGGCATCAAGGTGAATTTCACCGATGTCCGCATTTCGGCAATGGAAGACTTTGTGGGTAGAAGCGATCGCACTTTGGGTAAAGTTCTCCGTCGCGCTTGGGAACTAGGTGCAGGTATGGATTCTTGGTATGACGGTTTAGATAAAGCTTTTAGCGCTTGGGGTCAGGCGATCGCCGAAGCTGGACTAGACTGGAAATACCGCCAAGTCGAAAACGGCGAATGGAATTTGTTTAATCCAGAAAACAAAGATTCCTCTAATCTCCACTCCCTGGATCTCCCTCTCCCTTGGGATCATATTGATACAGGAATTGATAAAAAATGGCTGCAAGAAGACTTACAACGTGCCTTAGAAGCAGCAATTGTTCCTGATTGCTCCTTTGAAGGTTGTTCACACTGCGGTGTCTGCGGCACAGACTTCGGTCATAATATTGTAATTGAGCCACCTGCTATCCCAGAATTTGCAGGTGAGTTTGTGCCTAACACCACCAAAGTCCAAAGACTGCGTGTCTGGTTTGGAAAACAAGGTGACATGGCTTTGCTAGGTCATCTGGATTTATTACGCTTGTTTGACAGAGTTATCCGCCGAGCAAATTTACCAATTACTTTCACAGGTGGATTTCACCCCAACCCACGCATTATGATTGCGAGTGCTTTACCTTTAGGTGCTACTAGCAATGGCGAAATCGTGGATTTTGAGTTAACTACCCCTGTAGATATCCAGACTTTTCAAGCCAAACTAGCCCAAGAATTGCCGACCGATATACCTATATATGGCGTAGCAGAGATAGATTTAAAATCTCCCGCAGCTACCCAAATCTTAGCCGCAGCCGAGTACCAGATTACAGTAACCGTGGTGGATGCAGCCACACCTGCACAATGGCAAGATTGGATTGATGCCATCTTAGCTAAGGAAGAAATTAACGTAGAGCAAACCACCAAGTCAGGCAAAACTCAAATAGTAAATCTGCGCGATCGCCTGTTTGAATTAGCATTAGTAAGCGTTAACAATAGCACCTCTGAACCTACCTCGATTCTGCATTATCTAGGTAGTTGTCGCAACGACGGTGTTTCCTTGCGTCCTGAGCAAATCCTATCTATGCTGGCAGTAGTTGCAAACCGAGAATTTCAACTTCTGCAAATTCACCGCAATCAGTTAATTTTAGGAGTATAA
- a CDS encoding LON peptidase substrate-binding domain-containing protein, with amino-acid sequence MTSSSRIAVRELPLFPLPEVVLFPTRPLPLHIFEFRYRIMMNTILESDRRFGVLMVDPVKGTIANVGCCAEIIHYQRLPDDRMKMLTLGQQRFRVLEYVREKPYRVGLVQWIEDEPPAKDLRPLGAEVEQLLKDVVRLSAKLTEQNIELPEELPDLPIELSYWVASNLYGVAAEQQSLLEMQDTAARLEREAEILTSTRNHLAARSVLKDTFNQKS; translated from the coding sequence ATGACATCTTCTTCTAGAATTGCTGTTCGTGAACTACCTCTGTTCCCGTTACCCGAAGTAGTTCTTTTTCCTACCAGACCATTACCATTACATATCTTTGAATTTCGCTACCGAATTATGATGAACACGATTTTGGAGAGCGATCGCAGGTTTGGGGTATTAATGGTCGATCCAGTAAAAGGCACAATTGCAAATGTTGGCTGTTGTGCAGAAATAATCCATTACCAGCGCCTACCAGATGACCGGATGAAGATGCTGACTTTGGGACAACAAAGGTTTCGGGTTTTAGAGTATGTACGGGAAAAGCCTTATCGCGTCGGTTTGGTACAGTGGATAGAAGATGAACCACCAGCCAAAGACTTACGCCCTTTAGGTGCAGAAGTTGAACAACTGCTTAAAGATGTAGTGCGTCTCTCTGCCAAATTAACAGAACAAAACATTGAACTACCAGAAGAATTACCAGACTTGCCAATAGAGCTATCTTATTGGGTAGCCAGTAATCTATATGGTGTTGCTGCTGAACAACAGTCATTGCTAGAAATGCAAGATACAGCGGCTCGCTTAGAACGAGAAGCCGAAATTTTAACTTCTACTCGTAATCATTTAGCAGCGCGTTCTGTACTAAAAGATACTTTTAACCAAAAGTCGTAA
- a CDS encoding Rne/Rng family ribonuclease — MPKQIIIAEQHQIAAVFSEDQIQELVVATGHHQIGDIYLGVVENVLPGIDAAFVNIGDPERNGFIHVTDLGPLKLKRTAAAITELLAPQQKVLVQVMKEPTGTKGPRLTGNITLPGRYVVLMPYGRGVNLSRRIKSENERNRLRALAILIKPAGMGLLVRTEAEGKPEEAIMEDLELLQKQWEAIQQEAQSTRAPALLNRDDDFIQRVLRDMYGADVNRIVVDSSTGLKRVKQYLQNWSGGQTPQGLLIDHHRDRSPILEYFRINAAIREALKPRVDLPSGGYIIIEPTEALTVIDVNSGSFTRSATARETVLWTNCEAATEIARQLRLRNIAGVIVVDFIDMESRRDQLHVLEHFNKALKADKARPQIAQLTELGLVELTRKRQGQNIYELFGGTCQTCGGLGHIVHLPGENENRLPTPAEVPERFVSLPQREPRLPVARITEPRESFDSFGDNFDADTDLSSLNLVNHPSYHELGDNNKRGSRTNRRRRIGINGANGKDETRLAPNSLGFENDTELDLDNEVDLSPTPEIPTPSLGKSGWTERIERNKVIKTEPVKPVVEPPEIRTVEMTLEEQDVFALMGISPLVKLDREVKNPKSVIINVVQPGQGASTPPETPSATTITDTPNKEVNISPPVELEQQSPPPEKVELDGFATNAEESEANLTATGSRRRRRRSSAVDSNSEDN; from the coding sequence ATGCCAAAACAAATTATCATCGCAGAGCAGCATCAAATTGCTGCCGTATTTTCGGAAGATCAAATACAAGAACTCGTTGTAGCCACAGGCCATCACCAAATTGGTGATATCTACTTAGGTGTAGTAGAAAATGTATTACCCGGAATTGACGCAGCTTTTGTAAATATTGGTGATCCAGAACGTAATGGCTTTATTCATGTCACAGACTTAGGCCCTTTGAAGTTAAAGCGCACAGCCGCAGCCATTACAGAACTACTAGCACCACAGCAAAAAGTGCTGGTGCAAGTCATGAAGGAGCCAACCGGTACCAAAGGGCCGAGACTAACAGGTAACATTACTTTACCTGGACGTTATGTAGTACTCATGCCTTATGGTCGAGGTGTAAATTTATCTCGCCGGATTAAAAGTGAAAATGAGCGTAATCGCCTCCGGGCGTTAGCAATTTTAATCAAACCTGCGGGGATGGGTTTGCTGGTACGAACAGAAGCCGAAGGCAAACCCGAAGAAGCCATTATGGAAGACTTGGAATTGCTGCAAAAACAATGGGAGGCCATTCAGCAAGAAGCACAATCAACCCGTGCGCCAGCACTGCTGAACCGGGATGATGACTTTATCCAGCGGGTATTGCGGGATATGTACGGTGCAGATGTCAACCGAATTGTGGTAGACTCCAGCACTGGACTGAAGCGGGTGAAACAGTACTTGCAGAACTGGAGTGGCGGACAGACACCACAAGGATTGTTAATTGATCATCACCGCGATCGCTCACCCATATTAGAATACTTCCGCATCAATGCCGCCATTCGGGAAGCTCTCAAACCCAGAGTGGATTTACCTTCTGGCGGCTACATCATTATTGAGCCAACAGAAGCCCTCACCGTAATTGATGTTAACTCTGGTTCCTTCACGCGATCGGCAACAGCCAGAGAAACAGTATTGTGGACAAATTGCGAAGCCGCCACAGAAATTGCCCGCCAATTGCGACTGCGAAATATCGCCGGAGTCATTGTTGTAGACTTCATCGATATGGAATCGCGGCGCGACCAACTGCACGTTCTGGAGCATTTCAACAAAGCACTCAAAGCAGATAAAGCTCGCCCCCAAATCGCTCAACTTACAGAACTTGGCTTAGTAGAACTCACACGCAAACGCCAAGGTCAAAATATTTATGAATTGTTTGGTGGAACTTGTCAAACCTGTGGTGGTTTAGGACACATAGTCCATTTACCCGGAGAAAACGAAAACCGCTTACCAACACCAGCAGAAGTGCCTGAGCGTTTCGTATCCTTGCCCCAAAGAGAACCTCGTTTACCAGTAGCGCGGATCACAGAACCAAGAGAAAGCTTTGATAGCTTTGGTGACAATTTTGATGCTGACACAGATTTAAGCTCCTTGAATTTAGTCAATCATCCCAGCTATCACGAATTGGGTGATAACAATAAGCGTGGTAGTCGCACTAACCGTCGTAGACGCATTGGCATCAATGGCGCAAATGGTAAAGATGAAACAAGGCTTGCTCCTAATTCGCTAGGTTTTGAGAATGATACCGAGCTAGATCTGGATAATGAAGTTGACTTAAGCCCAACACCAGAAATCCCTACACCCAGCTTAGGTAAATCAGGTTGGACAGAAAGAATCGAACGCAATAAAGTCATCAAAACAGAACCAGTCAAACCAGTGGTTGAACCACCAGAGATTAGAACTGTAGAAATGACTTTAGAAGAACAAGATGTTTTTGCTTTGATGGGAATATCCCCCTTAGTGAAATTAGATCGAGAAGTCAAAAATCCCAAGTCGGTGATTATTAATGTTGTTCAGCCAGGACAAGGGGCAAGTACACCCCCAGAAACGCCCTCCGCTACAACTATTACCGATACCCCCAATAAAGAAGTAAACATCTCACCGCCAGTAGAGTTAGAGCAACAATCTCCACCACCAGAAAAAGTTGAGTTAGATGGATTTGCCACTAATGCTGAAGAATCTGAAGCAAATCTAACTGCAACAGGTAGCCGTCGCCGCCGTCGTCGTTCCTCTGCTGTAGATTCTAATTCTGAGGACAATTAA
- a CDS encoding DUF1997 domain-containing protein encodes MPTRFTASQSVKIAVPQQPIPIQHYLRQPQRLVNALVDNSRVQQLSEEVFRLKMRPLSFMTLNIQPTVDMRVWAESNGVIYLRSLSCEILGFEYINQRFSLNLQGHLSPYQSSSGTRLEGRADLEVQVEFPPPLSFTPKPILEATGNGLLKSVLMTVKQRLLHQLLVDYRHWVTSQMAEKALEDNIGDLPILNLE; translated from the coding sequence ATGCCTACTAGATTTACTGCTTCTCAATCGGTAAAAATTGCTGTGCCGCAACAGCCTATTCCTATTCAGCATTACTTGCGGCAGCCTCAAAGATTGGTGAATGCTTTAGTTGATAATAGTCGTGTTCAACAGCTTTCTGAGGAAGTATTTCGATTAAAAATGCGTCCTCTATCTTTTATGACATTAAACATTCAGCCGACTGTAGACATGAGGGTTTGGGCAGAATCAAATGGAGTAATTTATTTGCGATCGCTAAGTTGTGAAATCCTCGGTTTTGAGTATATTAACCAACGTTTTTCTCTTAATTTACAAGGTCATTTATCACCCTATCAATCTAGCAGTGGTACTCGTCTGGAAGGCAGGGCTGATTTAGAAGTACAAGTAGAATTTCCTCCTCCATTGTCTTTCACTCCAAAGCCAATTTTAGAAGCTACTGGTAATGGCTTACTCAAAAGTGTATTAATGACAGTTAAGCAAAGATTGTTACATCAACTACTCGTAGATTATCGTCATTGGGTGACATCGCAAATGGCAGAAAAAGCCTTAGAAGATAATATTGGAGATTTACCAATTTTGAATTTAGAGTAG
- a CDS encoding pyridoxal phosphate-dependent aminotransferase, which produces MHLAKRLEKIPPYLFAEINRKREKLVEEGVDIINMAVGDPDKPTPAHILQIMHEAIDDAATHNYPPYEGMQEFRQAAARWMERRFGVTELNPDTEVVASIGSKEAIHNTFLAFVEAGDYTLIPDPGYPVYRTSTIFADGEPFTMPLKPENQFLPDLSAIPQEIARKAKLLWINYPNNPTGGVATLEFFAELVDFCKQYNILLCHDNAYSEMAYDGYNPPSVLEVPGAKDIAIEFHSLSKSYNMTGWRVGFVVGNALGIQGLRQVKTNVDSGVFKAIQKAAIAAYNTSEAELQTLMSVYQNRRDIIVKGLQSLGWPIQPPKATLYVWVPVPAGYSSAEFVNLLLDKCGIMVAPGSGYGTSGEGFFRIALTIPEERMQEAIGRMKDAGIHY; this is translated from the coding sequence ATGCACCTTGCTAAACGCCTAGAAAAAATTCCTCCCTACCTCTTTGCTGAAATTAATCGTAAACGAGAAAAACTCGTCGAGGAGGGAGTTGACATCATTAATATGGCAGTAGGCGACCCCGATAAACCGACTCCTGCACACATTCTCCAGATAATGCACGAGGCAATTGATGACGCTGCTACCCATAACTACCCGCCCTACGAAGGTATGCAAGAATTTCGTCAGGCGGCTGCTAGGTGGATGGAACGTCGGTTTGGGGTAACTGAGTTAAATCCAGACACAGAGGTAGTAGCATCTATTGGTTCTAAAGAAGCGATACACAATACTTTTTTAGCCTTTGTGGAGGCAGGAGACTATACACTCATCCCTGATCCTGGTTATCCTGTGTATCGCACTTCTACCATTTTTGCTGATGGTGAGCCTTTCACGATGCCACTAAAACCAGAAAATCAGTTTTTACCAGATTTGAGCGCGATTCCTCAAGAAATTGCCCGAAAAGCCAAGCTTTTGTGGATTAACTACCCAAATAATCCGACTGGGGGAGTCGCAACGCTGGAGTTTTTTGCAGAATTAGTTGATTTCTGTAAGCAGTACAATATCTTGCTGTGTCATGATAATGCTTACTCAGAAATGGCTTATGATGGCTACAATCCGCCGAGTGTGTTGGAAGTACCGGGGGCAAAAGATATCGCCATTGAGTTTCACAGTTTGTCTAAGTCTTACAATATGACAGGCTGGCGGGTTGGTTTTGTCGTGGGAAATGCGCTGGGTATTCAAGGTTTAAGACAGGTTAAAACCAACGTTGATTCGGGAGTGTTTAAGGCAATTCAAAAAGCGGCGATCGCAGCTTACAATACTTCAGAAGCTGAACTACAAACTTTGATGTCTGTTTATCAAAATCGTCGCGACATCATTGTCAAAGGCTTGCAATCTTTAGGATGGCCAATTCAACCGCCAAAAGCTACCCTTTATGTTTGGGTTCCTGTTCCTGCTGGCTATTCTTCGGCGGAATTTGTAAATTTGTTACTTGACAAATGCGGCATTATGGTGGCTCCAGGTAGCGGTTACGGCACATCTGGTGAAGGTTTCTTCCGCATTGCTTTAACTATCCCGGAAGAACGAATGCAAGAAGCCATTGGGCGAATGAAGGATGCTGGTATTCACTACTAA
- a CDS encoding STAS domain-containing protein — protein sequence MQAVLECPKITVIRPQGKLNAANSLEFERDLTAALTPNDVSILLVDLAAVESLDSAGLMALVSALKLAQNLGRSLKLCSVSPALKIIFELTQLDEVFEFEDTIDLNSVNPS from the coding sequence ATGCAAGCAGTGCTGGAATGCCCAAAAATTACAGTTATTCGGCCACAGGGCAAACTCAATGCCGCTAACTCATTGGAATTTGAACGAGATTTGACCGCAGCATTAACACCAAATGATGTGTCAATCTTGCTTGTGGATTTGGCAGCAGTAGAATCATTAGACAGCGCAGGTTTAATGGCATTGGTGTCTGCGCTGAAGCTGGCTCAAAATTTGGGACGAAGTTTAAAGCTATGTTCGGTGTCTCCCGCCCTGAAAATTATCTTTGAATTAACCCAACTTGATGAGGTGTTTGAGTTTGAAGATACAATTGATTTAAATTCTGTTAACCCCTCATAA
- the rpsJ gene encoding 30S ribosomal protein S10 yields MATLQQQKIRIRLKAFDRRLLDTSCEKIVDTANRTNATAIGPIPLPTKRKIYCVLRSPHVDKDSREHFETRTHRRIIDIYQPSSKTIDALMKLDLPSGVDIEVKL; encoded by the coding sequence ATGGCAACTCTACAACAGCAGAAGATTAGAATTCGTTTAAAAGCTTTTGACCGTCGATTATTAGATACATCTTGCGAGAAGATTGTAGACACAGCTAACCGGACTAACGCTACAGCCATAGGCCCAATTCCCTTACCTACAAAACGCAAAATCTATTGCGTGCTGCGATCTCCTCACGTAGACAAAGATTCGCGCGAACATTTTGAAACCCGCACTCATCGTCGAATTATTGACATCTACCAACCTTCTTCTAAAACTATTGATGCGTTAATGAAGCTAGATTTGCCATCCGGTGTAGATATTGAAGTCAAACTGTAG
- a CDS encoding ribonuclease HII, whose protein sequence is MGIEIKQTAVVPTGLAEVPWLEFTPDLLGIPGLIAGVDEVGRGALFGPVVAAAVILPASAFPELIASGINDSKKLSSSRRTQLAKQICRLATDWRIGFAATAEIDQINILQATLLAMKRAVLKLKVQPVICLVDGNQAIKDLQIPQQTIVKGDERSLSIAAASIVAKVWRDELIVRLAAKYPQYDLVKNKGYGSPKHLQALRECGASSLHRKSFSPCQIQHL, encoded by the coding sequence ATGGGGATAGAAATTAAACAAACTGCTGTTGTGCCAACAGGCTTGGCTGAAGTCCCTTGGTTGGAGTTCACACCTGATTTATTAGGCATCCCAGGATTAATTGCGGGTGTCGATGAAGTTGGGCGTGGTGCTTTATTTGGGCCTGTCGTTGCAGCAGCAGTCATCTTACCTGCTAGTGCTTTTCCAGAACTCATAGCCTCTGGCATTAACGATAGTAAAAAGCTGTCTAGTTCTCGCAGAACTCAGTTAGCAAAACAGATTTGTCGGCTGGCAACAGACTGGAGAATCGGTTTTGCTGCAACTGCTGAAATTGATCAAATAAATATTTTGCAGGCGACACTATTAGCTATGAAACGGGCTGTACTTAAATTGAAAGTACAGCCTGTGATATGCTTAGTTGATGGTAATCAAGCCATTAAAGATTTGCAAATACCACAGCAAACAATAGTCAAAGGAGATGAGCGATCGCTCTCCATTGCAGCTGCTAGTATTGTGGCTAAAGTCTGGCGTGATGAGTTAATAGTCCGGTTAGCCGCAAAATATCCGCAGTACGACTTAGTAAAGAATAAAGGATACGGTAGCCCAAAACATTTACAGGCGTTACGAGAATGCGGCGCTTCATCCCTGCACCGTAAATCTTTCAGCCCTTGTCAAATTCAGCACTTATAA
- the tuf gene encoding elongation factor Tu, which translates to MARAKFERNKPHINIGTVGHVDHGKTTLTAAITMTLAAMGQAVAKGYDQIDNAPEEKARGITINTAHVEYETANRHYAHVDCPGHADYVKNMITGAAQMDGGILVVAATDGPMPQTREHILLAKQVGVPSLVVFLNKEDMVDDEELLELVELEVRELLSSYEFDGDNIPVIKGSGLQALEAMTKNPKTQRGENPWVDKIYELMDAVDSYIPTPERDVDKPFLMAVEDVFSITGRGTVATGRIERGVVKVGDNVELVGIKDTRATTVTGIEMFKKSLDQGMAGDNAGVLLRGIQKADIERGMVIAKPGSITPHTQFEGEVYVLTDKEGGRKTPFFAGYRPQFYVRTTDVTGTIKAFTSDDGKDVEMVMPGDRIKVTVELINAIAIEQGMRFAIREGGRTIGAGVVAKILK; encoded by the coding sequence ATGGCACGCGCAAAGTTTGAAAGGAATAAGCCCCACATCAATATAGGTACTGTTGGCCACGTTGACCACGGTAAAACGACTTTAACAGCAGCCATTACCATGACTTTGGCAGCTATGGGTCAAGCTGTAGCTAAGGGCTATGACCAAATTGATAATGCACCTGAAGAAAAAGCACGGGGTATTACCATCAACACAGCCCACGTTGAGTATGAAACCGCCAATCGTCACTATGCTCACGTAGATTGTCCAGGCCACGCTGACTATGTGAAGAACATGATCACTGGTGCAGCGCAAATGGATGGTGGCATCCTCGTAGTTGCTGCTACGGACGGCCCTATGCCCCAAACCCGTGAACACATTCTGTTAGCCAAACAAGTAGGCGTTCCGAGTCTTGTTGTCTTCTTAAACAAGGAAGATATGGTAGACGACGAAGAATTGCTAGAGTTGGTCGAACTAGAAGTTCGGGAACTGCTTTCTAGCTATGAGTTTGATGGTGACAATATTCCTGTGATTAAGGGTTCTGGTCTACAAGCTCTAGAAGCAATGACCAAAAACCCTAAAACTCAGCGTGGTGAAAACCCTTGGGTAGACAAAATCTACGAACTCATGGATGCCGTCGATTCCTATATCCCCACTCCTGAGAGGGATGTTGACAAGCCATTTCTGATGGCTGTAGAGGACGTGTTCTCAATTACAGGTCGTGGAACAGTAGCTACCGGTCGGATTGAGCGGGGTGTGGTCAAAGTTGGTGATAACGTAGAACTAGTTGGTATCAAAGATACCCGTGCTACCACCGTAACTGGGATCGAGATGTTCAAAAAGAGTCTCGACCAAGGTATGGCTGGGGATAACGCTGGTGTGCTACTACGTGGTATCCAAAAGGCTGATATTGAACGCGGTATGGTAATTGCTAAACCCGGTTCTATCACTCCTCACACTCAATTTGAAGGTGAAGTTTACGTCCTTACAGACAAAGAAGGTGGTCGGAAAACACCATTTTTTGCTGGCTACCGTCCTCAGTTCTACGTGCGGACAACAGATGTAACTGGTACCATTAAAGCCTTCACCTCTGATGACGGTAAAGACGTAGAAATGGTAATGCCAGGGGATCGCATCAAAGTGACTGTAGAATTGATCAATGCGATCGCCATTGAACAAGGTATGCGCTTTGCGATTCGTGAAGGTGGCCGCACCATCGGTGCTGGTGTCGTCGCTAAAATCCTCAAATAG
- the pheA gene encoding prephenate dehydratase, whose amino-acid sequence MSLSIAHLGPPGTYAEQAAVLYVNWLSKTTRIAATLCPYPSIAQSLQAVAAGETELAVVPVENSIEGSVTMTMDALWKLDSLRIQLALVMPIVHNLISCAPSLDHIQKVYSHPQALAQCQNWLGKFLPTIQIIPSNSTTEALQLLQQDVTASAIASSRAAELYNLPILAPGINDYPENCTRFLVVSQNNPTSEYQIHSLNPTHSSLAFSVPANIPGALIKPLQVFAELGINMSRIESRPTKRSLGEYVFFIDLETDVTKPKMQSAIADLMGYMEILKIFGSYGVLSVNVVEP is encoded by the coding sequence ATGTCTTTATCTATTGCTCATTTAGGGCCACCAGGTACTTATGCAGAACAAGCAGCAGTTTTATATGTAAACTGGTTGAGCAAAACTACAAGAATTGCCGCTACTTTATGCCCCTACCCTAGCATAGCTCAGTCACTCCAAGCGGTGGCTGCTGGAGAAACTGAGTTAGCGGTTGTACCAGTAGAAAATTCTATTGAAGGTAGTGTCACGATGACGATGGATGCGTTGTGGAAATTGGACAGTTTGCGAATTCAATTGGCATTAGTTATGCCTATTGTCCATAATTTAATTTCTTGCGCTCCTAGTTTAGATCACATTCAGAAGGTGTATTCCCACCCCCAGGCTTTAGCACAATGTCAAAATTGGTTAGGTAAATTCCTGCCAACTATACAAATTATTCCGAGCAATTCCACAACAGAAGCTCTACAATTACTACAACAAGATGTAACAGCATCTGCGATCGCCTCTTCTAGAGCCGCCGAACTCTATAATTTGCCGATTCTAGCTCCAGGTATTAATGACTATCCCGAAAACTGTACTCGCTTTTTGGTGGTGAGTCAAAATAACCCAACATCCGAATATCAGATACATTCATTAAATCCTACCCATAGCTCTCTAGCTTTTAGCGTTCCTGCAAACATCCCTGGTGCGTTAATCAAGCCTTTACAAGTGTTTGCCGAACTGGGAATCAATATGAGTAGAATTGAATCTCGCCCCACCAAGCGATCGCTGGGAGAATATGTATTTTTTATCGACCTAGAGACAGATGTTACAAAACCCAAAATGCAATCTGCTATAGCCGATTTAATGGGTTACATGGAAATTTTAAAGATTTTTGGTAGCTATGGTGTATTGTCTGTTAACGTTGTGGAACCATAA